The following are encoded together in the Proteiniphilum saccharofermentans genome:
- a CDS encoding carbohydrate kinase family protein — protein MVKKHFKISGVGCALVDYLFTPVNFSGETFSRYISVRPGDGGLSPGKLVFRDEFEAFSGRDYMEVRELLTAGNSPLTLNIGGPSIVSLIHAAQMLDGTVAEVYFYGSKGRDKDALFIDERLQKTPLKTGKYKVSDQYTAFTDVLSDPGYDQGLGERIFINNIGAAWDLYPEDMDEAFFESDMVIFGGTALVPHIHRSLLELLKKAKAKKSVTVVNTVYDFLNERSNPGKAWPLGSTVETYRYIDLLIADMEEALRLSGQATIAEALSFFKRTGVGAVIVTHGANPLYYFCNSKLFGRAEGCKLVSERVRNEIVLYPERVGDTTGCGDNFAGGAIASIAEQMMDPHKERVNIDEVIAWATVSGGYACFYHGGTFYEEYPGQKRELIEPYYRDYQLQKTNRPFIPDYR, from the coding sequence ATGGTGAAAAAACACTTTAAAATATCCGGAGTAGGATGTGCTTTGGTAGATTATTTGTTTACCCCTGTAAACTTCAGTGGAGAGACTTTCAGCCGTTATATATCCGTGAGACCGGGCGATGGAGGATTATCTCCCGGAAAGCTTGTTTTCAGAGACGAGTTTGAAGCATTCTCCGGTAGAGATTATATGGAAGTGAGGGAGCTGCTCACAGCGGGCAACTCTCCGCTAACATTGAATATCGGAGGACCATCCATTGTTTCGTTGATTCATGCCGCTCAGATGCTGGACGGTACTGTGGCGGAAGTTTACTTTTACGGTAGTAAAGGGCGCGACAAAGATGCGCTGTTTATTGATGAACGATTACAGAAAACACCATTGAAGACTGGAAAATACAAGGTGTCCGATCAATATACAGCCTTTACCGACGTACTTTCGGATCCCGGTTATGACCAGGGGTTGGGAGAACGTATCTTTATCAACAATATCGGAGCCGCATGGGATCTTTACCCTGAAGATATGGATGAAGCGTTCTTCGAAAGTGACATGGTCATTTTCGGAGGGACTGCTCTAGTCCCTCATATTCACCGGTCGCTCTTGGAATTACTTAAAAAAGCCAAAGCTAAAAAATCTGTTACCGTAGTCAATACTGTTTACGATTTTCTCAACGAAAGGAGTAACCCAGGAAAAGCCTGGCCGTTAGGATCTACTGTGGAGACCTATCGTTATATCGATTTGTTGATTGCAGATATGGAGGAAGCCCTACGATTGAGCGGACAAGCAACTATTGCAGAAGCCCTCTCTTTCTTCAAAAGAACAGGTGTAGGTGCAGTGATTGTTACACATGGAGCAAACCCGCTTTACTATTTCTGTAACAGTAAATTGTTCGGCAGGGCAGAGGGTTGCAAGCTGGTTTCAGAAAGGGTGAGAAATGAGATTGTCCTTTATCCTGAACGGGTAGGTGATACCACAGGATGCGGAGACAATTTTGCGGGGGGAGCAATTGCTTCTATTGCCGAGCAAATGATGGATCCTCATAAAGAAAGGGTAAATATAGATGAAGTGATTGCGTGGGCTACGGTATCGGGCGGATATGCCTGTTTCTATCATGGAGGAACATTTTATGAAGAATATCCGGGACAGAAACGGGAACTAATAGAACCTTATTACAGGGATTATCAACTTCAGAAGACAAATCGACCGTTCATACCAGACTACAGATAA